The following are encoded together in the Triticum dicoccoides isolate Atlit2015 ecotype Zavitan chromosome 6B, WEW_v2.0, whole genome shotgun sequence genome:
- the LOC119325061 gene encoding uncharacterized protein LOC119325061, producing MDAAAAADAAAAAAAAADPTLDFDPDELRAVYESTSPYIAGFFPSSPGVIVMSTNRHDVVAVHSELISDDPEYLPKIVRYYSNNTEARVDAVAKLPADVTVLFAKRKGERLPDIGFSNLDPQEGVSEKVVTFFPYMDTVAMFKGHIGLRNATSRDVRAPEQEVQPSSINTFTFTAPYASVSFRKDGNEHDPDLLETRLMTLGAPVFNLNGQIVGILSDVGIDCSLKFARKAVYLGEVRSQLRGEQVNWLKGEEKVRRGL from the exons ATggatgctgctgccgctgctgatgccgccgccgctgctgctgccgctgctgatcccacGCTG GATTTTGACCCAGATGAACTCAGAGCTGTCTATGAAAGTACCTCACCTTACATAGCGGGGTTTTTTCCGTCTTCTCCAGGAGTCATTGTTATGTCAACCAACAGACATGATGTGGTTGCTGTTCACTCAGAGTTGATTAGCGATGACCCTGAATACCTTCCTAAAATAGTTCGGTATTATTCTAATAATACCGAAGCTCGTGTTGACGCAGTGGCAAAACTTCCTGCTGATGTTACAGTCTTGTTTGCAAAGCGCAAGGGTGAGCGATTGCCTGACATTGGATTTTCAAACCTGGATCCCCAAGAAGGTGTGTCTGAGAAAGTGGTGACATTTTTCCCATACATGGACACAGTGGCTATGTTCAAGGGACACATTGG GTTAAGGAATGCCACATCCAGGGACGTGAGGGCACCAGAGCAGGAGGTTCAGCCATCATCCATCAACACATTCACCTTTACTGCCCCGTATGCATCCGTTAGCTTCAGGAAAGATGGTAATGAGCATGATCCTGATCTACTGGAGACACGCTTAATGACTCTTGGCGCTCCTGTGTTCAACTTAAATGGCCAGATTGTAGGTATATTGAGTGATGTCGGTATTGATTGTAGTCTGAAATTTGCGAGGAAAGCAGTATACTTAGGTGAAGTCCGTTCACAACTGCGGGGCGAGCAAGTCAATTGGCTGAAG GGGGAAGAGAAGGTGAGACGTGGTTTGTGA